One Pseudomonas fluorescens genomic region harbors:
- a CDS encoding YdcF family protein → MPFRYFIKQLLLPPGILLLLLLAAWWLRRSRPRLARVCFAVGLGGFWLMSLPVVVQWSAKALEREAPLAREEWATLAQRADAIVVLGSGRERGDLAWGDDQPTGVGLERQRYAARLAKASGLPILTSGGLHYGTPPTEAKLMADSLRDDFGVMVRWQEGESRTTWENAKFSADILLPQGIKRVVVVTQAWHMPRSVWSFQQAGLEVVPAPVGFLGTDNARPFGGWLPEFKSIWQSGQLLNEAVGQVGYSLFYR, encoded by the coding sequence ATGCCCTTTCGATATTTCATCAAACAACTTTTATTGCCGCCGGGCATTCTTTTGCTGCTGTTGCTGGCCGCATGGTGGCTGCGCCGTTCGCGGCCGCGCCTGGCCCGCGTGTGTTTTGCCGTGGGCCTGGGCGGGTTCTGGCTGATGAGCTTGCCGGTGGTCGTGCAATGGAGCGCCAAGGCTCTGGAGCGCGAGGCGCCGCTGGCCCGCGAGGAATGGGCGACGCTGGCACAACGCGCCGACGCAATTGTGGTGCTGGGCTCGGGGCGCGAACGCGGAGATCTGGCGTGGGGCGATGATCAGCCTACCGGCGTAGGCCTTGAGCGTCAGCGATACGCAGCGCGACTGGCGAAGGCTTCCGGCTTGCCGATTCTGACCAGCGGAGGCCTGCATTACGGCACGCCGCCGACCGAGGCCAAGCTGATGGCGGATTCATTGCGCGACGATTTCGGCGTGATGGTGCGCTGGCAGGAAGGCGAGAGCCGGACCACGTGGGAAAACGCCAAATTCAGCGCCGATATATTGTTGCCGCAGGGGATCAAACGCGTCGTCGTGGTAACGCAGGCGTGGCACATGCCGCGCTCGGTCTGGAGTTTTCAGCAGGCGGGGTTAGAAGTGGTGCCGGCGCCGGTGGGCTTTTTGGGCACTGATAATGCGAGACCGTTTGGTGGCTGGTTGCCGGAGTTCAAATCCATCTGGCAGAGCGGGCAATTGCTCAATGAAGCGGTGGGGCAGGTGGGGTATTCGCTGTTTTACCGTTGA
- the miaB gene encoding tRNA (N6-isopentenyl adenosine(37)-C2)-methylthiotransferase MiaB — translation MAKKLYIETHGCQMNEYDSSRMVDLLGEHQALEVTARAEDADVILLNTCSIRERAQDRVYSQLGRWRELKLANPEMVIAVGGCVASQEGAAIRDRAPYVDVVFGPQTLHRLPEMIDAARITRLPQVDVSFPEIEKFDHLPEPRIDGPSAYVSVMEGCSKYCTFCVVPYTRGEEVSRPFDDVIAEVIHLAENGVREVTLLGQNVNGYRGTTHDGRLADLAELIRVVAAIDGIDRIRYTTSHPLEFSDSLIQAHADVPELVKHLHLPVQSGSDRILAAMKRNHTALEYKSKLRKLRAAVPGICISSDFIVGFPGETEKDFEQTMKLIADVGFDFSYSFVYSQRPGTPAADLADDTPEELKKERLNALQHRLNQQGFEISRQMVGSIQRILVTDYSKKDPGELQGRTENNRIVNFRCDNPTLIGQFADVHIDAAQPHSLRGSLIQ, via the coding sequence ATGGCCAAGAAGCTCTATATCGAAACCCACGGTTGCCAGATGAACGAGTACGACAGCTCGCGCATGGTCGATCTGCTGGGCGAACATCAGGCCCTGGAAGTCACCGCCCGCGCCGAAGATGCCGACGTGATTCTGCTCAATACCTGCTCGATCCGCGAGCGGGCCCAGGATCGCGTGTATTCGCAACTGGGTCGCTGGCGCGAACTGAAACTGGCCAACCCGGAAATGGTGATTGCCGTCGGCGGTTGCGTCGCCAGTCAGGAAGGCGCGGCGATCCGTGATCGCGCGCCGTACGTCGACGTAGTCTTCGGCCCGCAGACCCTGCACCGCCTGCCGGAAATGATCGACGCCGCACGCATCACCAGGCTGCCGCAAGTTGACGTCTCGTTTCCGGAAATCGAAAAGTTCGACCACTTGCCTGAACCGCGCATCGACGGCCCGAGCGCGTACGTGTCGGTAATGGAAGGTTGCAGCAAGTACTGCACGTTCTGCGTGGTGCCTTATACCCGCGGCGAAGAAGTCAGCCGGCCATTCGACGACGTGATCGCCGAAGTCATCCATCTCGCCGAAAACGGCGTGCGTGAAGTGACCTTGCTCGGGCAGAACGTCAACGGCTATCGCGGCACCACCCACGACGGTCGCCTCGCGGATCTGGCGGAATTGATCCGCGTCGTGGCGGCAATCGATGGCATCGACCGCATTCGCTACACCACTTCGCACCCGCTGGAATTCTCGGACAGCCTGATCCAGGCTCACGCCGACGTCCCGGAACTGGTCAAGCACCTGCATTTGCCGGTGCAATCGGGTTCTGACCGAATTCTCGCAGCGATGAAGCGCAACCACACGGCGCTCGAGTACAAATCCAAGCTGCGCAAACTGCGCGCCGCGGTGCCGGGGATCTGCATCAGCTCGGACTTCATTGTCGGCTTCCCCGGCGAGACCGAGAAAGACTTCGAACAGACCATGAAGCTGATTGCCGACGTCGGCTTCGACTTCTCCTACTCGTTCGTCTACAGCCAGCGCCCGGGCACCCCGGCCGCGGACCTTGCCGACGACACGCCGGAAGAATTGAAAAAAGAGCGACTGAACGCGCTGCAACATCGCTTGAATCAGCAGGGATTCGAGATCAGCCGACAAATGGTCGGTTCGATCCAGCGCATCCTCGTCACCGATTACTCGAAGAAAGACCCTGGCGAACTGCAGGGGCGCACCGAGAACAACCGTATCGTCAATTTCCGCTGCGACAATCCAACGCTGATCGGCCAGTTCGCCGACGTGCACATCGATGCGGCGCAACCGCACTCGCTGCGTGGCTCGCTGATTCAATAA
- the lnt gene encoding apolipoprotein N-acyltransferase, translated as MRWTTRPGWPGNLLAVAAGAITTFALAPFNIWPLALLAVGLFYAGLRELSPRQALGRGWCFGFGLFGAGTSWIYYSIHHFGGASVLLAGFLMLLFTAAIAWFFALPAWLWARWLRRNEAPLADALAFAALWVAQEMFRGWFLTGFPWLYSGYSQLDGPLAGLAPVGGMWLVSFVLALTAALIYNAPRLLQTRRTGFVVAGLVLLIGPWAAGIALKGHAWTSPSGAPLSVAAIQGNVAQSMKWDPAELNAQLALYRDLSFRSKPVDLLIWPETAVPVLKESAEGYLRMMGNFAAERKSALITGVPIRQTVHQERRFFNGITVVGEGDGTYLKQKLVPFGEYVPLQDILRGLIAFFDLPMSDFARGPADQALLQAKGYQIAPFICYEVVYPDFAAGLSARSDLLLTISNDTWFGTSIGPLQHLQMAQMRALEAGRWMIRATNNGVTGLINPYGQITEQIPQFEQGVLYGEVVPMHNLTPYLQWRSWPLMIVCLLLFGWALMASRMSKTL; from the coding sequence ATGCGCTGGACAACCCGCCCCGGCTGGCCCGGTAACCTGCTGGCCGTGGCGGCCGGTGCAATCACCACGTTCGCTCTGGCACCTTTCAACATCTGGCCGCTGGCTTTGCTGGCGGTCGGCTTGTTCTATGCCGGTTTGCGTGAGCTGAGTCCGCGCCAGGCGCTGGGCCGTGGCTGGTGTTTCGGTTTCGGGCTGTTTGGCGCCGGCACCAGCTGGATCTATTACAGCATTCATCACTTCGGCGGCGCTTCGGTGCTGCTGGCCGGTTTCCTGATGCTGCTGTTTACCGCAGCAATTGCCTGGTTCTTTGCCCTGCCCGCGTGGCTCTGGGCGCGCTGGTTGCGCCGCAACGAAGCGCCGCTGGCCGATGCCCTCGCCTTCGCCGCGCTGTGGGTCGCGCAGGAAATGTTTCGCGGCTGGTTCCTCACCGGGTTCCCTTGGCTGTATTCCGGTTACAGCCAGCTCGACGGCCCGTTGGCCGGGCTCGCCCCGGTCGGCGGTATGTGGCTGGTCTCGTTCGTGCTCGCGTTGACCGCTGCGCTGATCTACAACGCGCCGCGCCTTTTGCAAACACGCCGCACAGGTTTTGTCGTCGCCGGCCTGGTGCTGTTGATCGGGCCGTGGGCGGCGGGTATCGCGCTCAAGGGCCACGCCTGGACCAGCCCTTCGGGCGCGCCGCTGAGCGTGGCGGCGATTCAGGGCAACGTTGCGCAAAGCATGAAATGGGATCCGGCCGAACTCAACGCGCAGCTCGCGTTGTACCGCGATTTGAGTTTCCGTTCCAAACCGGTCGATCTGCTGATCTGGCCGGAAACTGCCGTGCCGGTGCTCAAGGAGTCCGCCGAAGGTTACCTGCGCATGATGGGCAACTTCGCTGCCGAGCGTAAATCGGCGCTGATCACCGGCGTGCCGATCCGCCAGACCGTGCATCAGGAACGGCGCTTCTTCAACGGCATTACCGTGGTCGGCGAAGGCGATGGGACTTATCTCAAGCAGAAACTGGTGCCATTCGGCGAATACGTGCCGCTGCAGGACATCCTGCGCGGATTGATCGCGTTCTTCGACTTGCCGATGTCCGACTTCGCCCGAGGCCCCGCCGATCAGGCACTGCTGCAAGCCAAGGGTTATCAGATTGCGCCGTTCATCTGCTACGAGGTGGTGTATCCCGACTTCGCCGCCGGTCTGTCGGCGCGCAGTGATTTGCTGCTGACGATCAGTAACGACACTTGGTTCGGCACCTCGATTGGCCCGCTGCAGCATCTGCAAATGGCGCAGATGCGTGCGCTTGAAGCCGGTCGCTGGATGATTCGCGCGACCAACAACGGCGTCACCGGGCTGATCAACCCCTATGGGCAGATTACCGAGCAGATTCCGCAATTCGAACAGGGGGTCTTGTACGGTGAGGTGGTGCCGATGCACAACCTGACGCCGTATCTGCAATGGCGTTCGTGGCCGCTGATGATTGTCTGCTTGCTGCTGTTTGGCTGGGCGCTGATGGCGAGCCGGATGTCGAAAACCCTTTAG
- a CDS encoding PhoH family protein, whose amino-acid sequence MNAPIEPHRFILEPFEARRFANLCGQFDEHLRLIEQRLAIEIRNRGNQFELIGDPKLTTSAENLLRRLYRETKGTELSPDMVHLFLQESAGEDLDNPAPAEPTVALRTKKGMIRPRGLNQQRYVKEILGNDINFGIGPAGTGKTYLAVACAVDALEREQIRRILLVRPAVEAGEKLGFLPGDLSQKIDPYLRPLYDALYEMLGFEYVAKLIERQVIEVAPLAYMRGRTLNNSFIILDESQNTTVEQMKMFLTRIGFGSTAVITGDITQVDLPRGTKSGLHHVIEVLKDVPGISFTHFQPKDVVRHPLVQRIVEAYERFESRADAPKDTPRDA is encoded by the coding sequence TTGAACGCACCCATAGAACCACATCGTTTTATCCTCGAGCCGTTTGAGGCTCGCCGCTTCGCCAATCTGTGCGGGCAATTCGACGAGCATCTGCGCTTGATCGAACAGCGCCTGGCCATCGAGATCCGCAATCGCGGAAACCAGTTCGAGCTGATCGGCGACCCCAAACTCACCACGTCTGCGGAAAACCTGCTGCGCCGCCTGTACCGGGAAACCAAAGGTACCGAGCTGTCGCCGGACATGGTCCACCTGTTCCTGCAGGAATCGGCTGGCGAAGACCTCGACAACCCCGCCCCCGCCGAACCAACCGTAGCCCTGCGCACGAAAAAAGGCATGATTCGCCCACGCGGCTTGAATCAGCAGCGCTACGTGAAGGAAATCCTCGGCAACGACATCAACTTCGGCATCGGTCCGGCCGGTACCGGCAAGACCTACCTGGCCGTGGCATGTGCGGTCGATGCCCTTGAGCGCGAGCAGATCCGCCGCATCCTGCTGGTGCGTCCAGCGGTTGAAGCGGGTGAGAAACTCGGCTTTCTGCCAGGCGACTTGTCACAGAAGATCGACCCGTACCTGCGCCCGCTGTACGACGCGCTGTACGAGATGCTCGGCTTCGAATATGTGGCCAAGCTGATCGAACGTCAGGTGATCGAAGTTGCGCCACTGGCCTACATGCGCGGGCGCACACTGAACAACAGCTTCATCATTCTCGACGAAAGCCAGAACACTACCGTCGAACAGATGAAGATGTTCCTCACGCGGATCGGTTTTGGCTCCACTGCGGTGATCACCGGTGACATCACGCAGGTCGACCTGCCGCGTGGCACCAAGTCCGGTTTGCACCATGTGATCGAAGTGCTCAAAGACGTGCCGGGCATCAGCTTCACGCATTTCCAGCCCAAAGACGTGGTGCGCCATCCTTTGGTGCAGCGGATTGTCGAAGCGTACGAGCGCTTTGAAAGCCGCGCCGATGCACCCAAGGATACCCCGCGCGATGCTTGA
- a CDS encoding HlyC/CorC family transporter, whose protein sequence is MSEDRSSNGQKSWLGKLTQAFAHEPKNRQELLELLRDAHQNKLLDSEALAIVEGAIQVADLQVRDIMVPRSQMISIKATQTPREFLPAVVDSAHSRYPVIGESHDDVMGVLLAKDLLPLILKENGDSFNIKDLLRPATFVPESKRLNVLLREFRANHNHMAIVIDEYGGVAGLVTIEDVLEQIVGDIEDEHDVEEDSYIKPLPSGDFLIKALTPIENFNEFFDSEFSDDEFDTVGGLVMSAFGHLPKRNEITEIGAYRFRILNADSRRIHLLRLTPIAR, encoded by the coding sequence ATGAGCGAAGATCGATCGAGCAACGGGCAGAAGTCATGGCTGGGTAAACTGACCCAGGCTTTTGCCCACGAGCCGAAGAACCGTCAGGAGCTCCTCGAGCTGCTGCGTGATGCACATCAGAACAAACTGCTGGACAGCGAAGCGCTGGCCATCGTCGAAGGCGCCATTCAGGTGGCTGACCTGCAAGTACGCGACATCATGGTGCCGCGTTCGCAGATGATCAGCATCAAGGCAACCCAGACACCCCGTGAATTCCTCCCGGCCGTGGTCGATTCGGCCCACTCGCGCTATCCGGTCATCGGCGAAAGCCATGACGACGTCATGGGCGTGCTGCTGGCCAAGGATCTGCTGCCGCTGATCCTCAAGGAGAACGGCGACAGCTTCAACATCAAGGATCTGCTGCGCCCGGCCACGTTCGTGCCGGAGTCCAAGCGCCTGAACGTATTGCTGCGTGAGTTCCGCGCCAACCATAACCACATGGCCATCGTCATCGACGAATACGGCGGTGTGGCCGGCCTGGTGACCATTGAAGACGTGCTGGAACAGATCGTTGGCGACATCGAAGACGAGCACGACGTCGAAGAAGACAGCTACATCAAGCCGCTGCCAAGTGGCGACTTCCTGATCAAGGCGCTGACGCCGATCGAGAACTTCAACGAGTTCTTCGACAGCGAATTTTCCGACGACGAGTTCGATACTGTCGGCGGTCTGGTGATGAGCGCGTTCGGGCACTTGCCAAAGCGCAACGAAATCACTGAAATCGGCGCCTATCGTTTCCGCATCCTGAACGCCGACAGCCGTCGGATTCACTTGCTGCGACTGACACCTATCGCCCGGTAA
- the ybeY gene encoding rRNA maturation RNase YbeY produces the protein MLELDLQVATEASAPAEADFRRWCELALRQRTADSEMTIRLVDEEEGRELNHTWRHKDYATNVLSFPAEVPDEFLDIPLLGDLVICVAVVEREAAEQGKELKAHWAHLVIHGCLHLLGYDHIDDDEAEEMEALERELLAELGYPDPYADDDTEPSPIVTTKDSE, from the coding sequence ATGCTTGAGCTAGACCTGCAGGTTGCTACCGAAGCGTCCGCGCCCGCTGAGGCCGATTTTCGCCGGTGGTGTGAACTGGCGCTGCGCCAACGCACCGCCGATTCGGAAATGACCATTCGACTGGTCGACGAAGAAGAAGGCCGCGAGCTGAATCACACCTGGCGCCACAAGGATTACGCGACTAACGTCCTGTCATTCCCCGCCGAAGTGCCCGATGAGTTTCTCGATATCCCATTGCTCGGCGATCTGGTGATCTGCGTGGCCGTGGTTGAGCGCGAAGCCGCCGAACAAGGCAAGGAACTAAAGGCCCACTGGGCACATCTGGTCATTCACGGCTGCTTGCATCTGCTCGGTTATGACCATATAGATGACGACGAAGCCGAGGAAATGGAAGCGCTGGAACGCGAGTTGCTTGCCGAACTGGGCTATCCCGATCCGTACGCGGACGACGACACCGAACCATCCCCTATCGTTACAACAAAGGATTCAGAGTAA